From a single Gimesia fumaroli genomic region:
- a CDS encoding M48 family metalloprotease: MPRYIRTTHGSRNSSFKMRLVIAAGIALFSFISYLMKADVNEITGESQQVALTEQQEIALGLKAMPTILKRHHGEHPDQQAQAYVDRVGNRLLESLNNALKKQGRQNPYRFDFHLLNDNQVINAFALPGGQIFITAALYEQLETEGQLAGVLGHEIGHVLSRHGAQQMAKQQLTQGLVGAAGVAGGDASSAQMAQMIGSMVNMKYSRNDELESDRWGVEIMVLAGYDPYAMIGVMKILKRSAGAGSQPEIFSTHPDPGNRIERIKAMIQRSYSPETLTNLEP; the protein is encoded by the coding sequence ATGCCGCGCTATATTCGGACGACTCACGGATCACGAAATTCCTCATTCAAAATGCGACTGGTCATCGCAGCTGGAATTGCTCTGTTTTCGTTCATTTCGTATCTGATGAAGGCCGACGTCAATGAAATCACGGGCGAGTCTCAGCAGGTCGCTTTGACTGAACAGCAGGAAATCGCCTTAGGGCTAAAGGCAATGCCCACGATTCTCAAACGGCATCATGGTGAGCACCCGGACCAGCAAGCCCAGGCGTACGTCGATCGTGTTGGAAATCGTTTGCTGGAGAGTCTAAATAACGCCTTAAAAAAACAGGGCCGCCAGAATCCCTATCGTTTTGATTTCCATCTGCTCAACGACAACCAGGTCATCAATGCGTTTGCATTACCGGGGGGCCAGATTTTCATTACCGCTGCACTCTATGAACAGCTTGAAACAGAAGGGCAACTGGCAGGTGTACTGGGGCATGAAATCGGTCATGTCCTTTCCCGGCACGGGGCACAACAAATGGCAAAGCAACAGTTAACTCAAGGGTTAGTCGGAGCCGCTGGTGTCGCAGGAGGAGATGCCAGCAGTGCGCAAATGGCGCAAATGATCGGCTCGATGGTGAATATGAAATATAGCAGAAACGACGAACTGGAATCTGATCGTTGGGGAGTCGAAATTATGGTTCTGGCTGGCTATGATCCTTATGCCATGATTGGTGTGATGAAGATCCTCAAACGATCTGCGGGTGCAGGCAGTCAGCCGGAAATCTTCAGCACGCATCCCGACCCCGGAAACCGAATCGAACGCATCAAAGCGATGATTCAACGCTCCTATTCTCCCGAAACCCTGACGAATTTAGAGCCATAG
- a CDS encoding sulfatase, with amino-acid sequence MKIKCACWLALFLLAPFGELQSAEKKQTPPPNILVILCDDLGYGDLACYGHPQIKTPHLDQLASEGMRLTDCYASAPVCSPSRAGLLTGRTPNRLGVYDWIPEGHPMHLKRDEVTMAQLLKKAGYDTAHVGKWHCNGMFNSKEQPQPGDHGFRHWFSTQNNAIPTHENPNNFVRNGKPLGEIEGFSCQIVADEGIRWLKEWRDQEKPFFLHVCFHEPHERVASPPELVKQYLGQSLYEDQAQYFANVANMDAAVGKLMKTLDDLKMADDTLVFFTSDNGPETLNRYGKGSRRSWGSPGVLRGMKLHIYEGGIRVPGIIRWPGRIAAGQENKTSVCSVDLLPTFCELANVAVPQNRALDGTSLVPLFAGKDLQRTTPLFWNYYRANSTPRVAMREGDWKIVAHWSGPEGVIPLGNNVNSISQEFIKNARLTKFELYDLKHDISEQHNLAWQEQERLKGLKKKLIQKYTAVQKEGPVWDTKAYEQTREKRLFRKPAK; translated from the coding sequence ATGAAGATCAAATGCGCTTGCTGGCTGGCTCTGTTTCTACTCGCACCCTTTGGGGAATTGCAATCGGCAGAGAAAAAGCAGACTCCTCCACCGAATATTCTGGTGATTCTCTGTGATGATCTTGGTTACGGCGATCTGGCCTGTTATGGACATCCGCAGATTAAGACGCCGCATCTGGATCAGTTGGCGTCAGAAGGAATGCGGCTGACTGACTGTTACGCGAGTGCGCCCGTCTGTTCTCCCTCCCGTGCCGGTTTGTTGACCGGGAGAACTCCCAATCGTCTGGGCGTTTACGACTGGATTCCGGAAGGGCATCCGATGCATTTGAAACGGGATGAAGTCACGATGGCGCAACTGTTGAAAAAAGCGGGATATGACACGGCGCATGTCGGGAAATGGCATTGCAACGGCATGTTCAATTCGAAAGAACAGCCACAGCCCGGAGATCATGGCTTTCGACACTGGTTCAGCACTCAGAACAACGCGATCCCCACGCATGAGAATCCCAATAACTTTGTGCGTAATGGAAAACCGCTGGGCGAGATTGAAGGGTTCTCCTGCCAGATTGTTGCCGACGAAGGCATTCGCTGGCTCAAGGAGTGGCGGGATCAGGAAAAACCGTTCTTCCTGCATGTCTGTTTTCATGAACCGCATGAACGCGTTGCTTCGCCACCAGAGTTGGTGAAACAGTATCTCGGCCAAAGTCTGTACGAGGATCAGGCCCAGTACTTTGCGAATGTTGCGAATATGGATGCTGCTGTCGGGAAATTAATGAAAACGCTGGATGACTTGAAAATGGCGGACGACACTCTTGTGTTCTTCACTTCAGATAACGGCCCCGAGACGTTGAATCGTTACGGGAAAGGCTCGCGGCGTTCGTGGGGATCGCCCGGGGTGCTGCGCGGGATGAAATTGCACATTTATGAAGGAGGCATTCGAGTTCCCGGAATCATTCGCTGGCCGGGACGGATTGCGGCGGGACAGGAAAATAAGACGTCAGTTTGTAGCGTGGATCTGTTGCCCACATTTTGTGAACTGGCGAATGTAGCGGTTCCTCAAAATCGTGCTCTGGATGGGACCAGCCTCGTGCCTCTGTTTGCCGGGAAGGACTTGCAGAGAACAACTCCCCTGTTCTGGAACTATTATCGCGCCAACAGCACGCCGCGCGTTGCCATGCGTGAAGGAGACTGGAAAATCGTCGCGCACTGGAGCGGGCCGGAAGGAGTGATCCCGCTGGGTAATAATGTGAATTCGATTTCGCAGGAGTTTATTAAAAATGCCCGGCTGACGAAATTTGAGCTGTATGATTTAAAGCATGACATCAGCGAGCAGCATAATCTGGCCTGGCAGGAGCAGGAACGCTTAAAGGGTCTGAAAAAGAAGCTGATTCAAAAATACACGGCGGTCCAGAAAGAAGGACCGGTCTGGGATACCAAAGCTTACGAGCAGACTCGCGAAAAGCGACTGTTTCGAAAACCGGCAAAATAA
- a CDS encoding ThuA domain-containing protein yields the protein MKTITSICTLLCLSFLSAIPLQADDSPQKKTASAQRKIVLIAGPKSHGPTGNGIHDYPWSVKLLKVMLDNSNVKDQVRVEYHLDGWPEDPGTLNDADTIMVISDGRDGNKFAEAPHFGNAEHLKQVQRQIDRGCGFLTFHFSTFAPDKYAQQIQDWSGGYFDWEENGLRRWYSAIKTVKAPVHLIHPEHPTCRGVKDFELREEFYFNLRFQDDDPKLTPLFEVTELKGRKENGNVVAWAKERQNGGRGFGTTCGHYYDNWQNDAFRKFILNAIAWTANVEVPETGVQARYYTHAEITTALAGIKGTEPAIVDNRPIRVLMFAGNEAHAWHNWKKTTPVIKELLEKDPRIKVDVSNDIEDLSKKRLSDYQVIVQNYANWHDGTPLSQASRTAFMNYLQNGGGLVLIHFANGAFHFSLPKAGESDWPEYRKIVRRVWNHHGKGDAKSGHDAFGKFEVQVTDDTHPLTHNLKTFPVTDELYFRQDGTEPVEPLISANSKVTKKNEPLAWTYHYGNGRIFQTLLGHSEKTYDTFEACEILRRATAWAAQRPIHEFERPEPAPGSKKQTAILVPGKWGKALNTNTGTVLIASKPESQPLPLSADCWVKLNQKNGFNVFLASEEKSSPAHWEMYSYARSGYFSVYLPGQGGEYKTKIDICDQKWHYVGMILEPNRLRLFVDGKQELDSALPTRKSTGALSGKIRIGGLVENRIGSDGLIDDVRLSKGQRDFTMLPTAPMKTDGQSLYLFPFNELTKTNQTPELVSGKPVPILSKTSVSQKPAADTKKKDHWGKESVGFSQPVSATDDNRWQQTDIGKWLACTIPLPTGPVKKGLSIRVGEHEEGTICYDTQHCKVRGLWTDGFLKPSPERFGLIKAPSPIGNMLFSTQEGPGWDQRQPCQFLGSHVQQNRVTLEYRIGETTVYESPWFLKSKDHAYFTRTFEIGPGDQTLKLHIADAQQVQPLANQPQVFQATKKNKSFFIGTTGWDAIRATIDNSNKQKPTAAFVIPPRNVTRVFTIYYQTGPAKIVKPVAPNQPAFTKSLQPLLIPGPPHWKETLTTKGTLGKEPSAYVVDTITIPHQNPFKALFFISGHDFLENGNLAVSTVHGDVWLVSGVDDDLQQLKWKRFATGLFQPLGLKVVDNQIHVLGRDQITILHDQNQDGEADFYECFNNMIPTSVGGHDYVTCLETDSFGNFYLMHAQKGVVQITRDGKKLNVIASGFRNPNGMGMGPGNIITASPQEGTWTPASNIAEVKPGGYYGYGGPKITTNRPLGYDPPLCWIPRLQDNSSGGQVWATSENWGPLKGQLLHLSYGQSKILLTLREVIHGQSQGGTLTLPLEFESGIMRGRFSPADGQLYVSGLKGWVTNAVQDGCLQRVRYTGKPIDFPIAVKTMQNGIALTFTNPLERTAAENPDHYAIEQWNYLWSEKYGSPEFKVSSPQTEGRDEVEVLSATLLPDQRTVFLELASVKPVMQMGITYHLTSQTGAEVKQTYYHTINSVSSQKMDSDILTRRQTKELLTTAQQQQLKPGVLWTFSQKAPPNPPTTDARAGRMIALSVSDSEAPTPFLKPGPFSASAESYLRVPLTGRYQISLEGFGTAGLKINQQPILNIESDDFSKQAPVVVTLNKGFNQIQLTYQSKADGNAKLRLLWSGDHFAAEPVLPSVLSHMSNHRQLVKMQQLRQGRELIAHYKCLACHSLPNEIDRFVISDAQGTMQRFPTTAMPDLNQSAPDLVNIGNRVSKRWLFHWLLNPHSLREHSNMPALLGDPNSKLAKQQAADLTAWFVSQARKPAFSDSANPESSLSSDIDSLIESGAQNYELLGCINCHHQFVSPEEDEYQRHSLARIKRKFSPSQLTRFLRTPHQHNQWSRMPDFKLTQQEALALSLYLIDSSKGKIPNAMLLPDGSAKRGHKLYYETLGCVNCHGTLSGTSQAVVSPRRIPFVVQSLSNGCLSELREQNSQVPQFELSQQQQAAIKATLKTQTDSLARLSPPEVSERWMRQLNCAACHSRDTAQSPRGMIMVEEGDSGLLPEALPSLTWAGEKLKSNWSKSFIAGEVSWRPRPWLKSRMPHFPAHAVYLASGMAAEHGIVATRVRKSSQAKSADSPQMVTLGNQLTRKNALDCRQCHGVGDELPLGDDKTKIALGINFVHIKERLHDDYYHRFVLDPPRFDIATKMPKLSADGKTTKISAILEGDAHQQFHAIWKFIQSLNEQPRTFSRK from the coding sequence GTGAAAACGATCACATCCATTTGCACACTGCTCTGTCTGTCTTTTTTGAGTGCCATCCCACTTCAGGCGGATGATTCTCCCCAGAAGAAGACCGCTTCTGCGCAGCGCAAAATTGTTCTGATTGCCGGCCCCAAGAGTCATGGCCCCACAGGCAATGGAATTCATGACTACCCCTGGTCAGTCAAGCTGCTGAAAGTCATGCTGGATAATTCGAACGTGAAAGACCAGGTCCGCGTCGAATATCATCTGGATGGCTGGCCTGAAGATCCCGGCACACTGAATGACGCCGATACCATCATGGTCATTTCGGACGGACGGGACGGAAACAAGTTTGCCGAAGCGCCGCACTTTGGCAATGCAGAACATTTAAAACAGGTTCAACGTCAGATCGATCGGGGTTGTGGCTTTCTTACATTCCACTTTTCCACATTTGCTCCCGACAAATATGCACAACAGATCCAGGACTGGTCTGGCGGTTATTTCGACTGGGAAGAAAATGGACTCCGTCGCTGGTACTCGGCCATTAAAACGGTCAAAGCCCCGGTACATCTCATCCATCCGGAGCATCCCACTTGTCGCGGCGTCAAGGATTTTGAGCTACGCGAAGAGTTTTATTTCAATCTCCGCTTTCAAGACGACGATCCTAAACTGACGCCGCTATTTGAAGTCACGGAATTGAAGGGGCGGAAAGAGAACGGGAATGTTGTCGCCTGGGCTAAGGAACGCCAGAACGGAGGCCGTGGGTTCGGCACCACCTGCGGACACTATTACGATAACTGGCAAAATGACGCCTTTCGAAAATTCATCCTGAACGCCATCGCCTGGACTGCCAACGTCGAGGTCCCTGAAACCGGCGTGCAGGCCCGCTATTACACTCATGCGGAAATCACAACAGCACTCGCCGGCATCAAAGGTACCGAACCGGCGATAGTGGACAACCGTCCCATTCGCGTGCTCATGTTCGCCGGCAACGAAGCTCATGCCTGGCACAACTGGAAAAAAACAACGCCGGTCATCAAAGAGCTGCTGGAAAAAGATCCGCGGATCAAAGTCGACGTGTCGAATGATATTGAAGACCTCTCGAAAAAGAGACTGAGTGATTATCAAGTCATCGTGCAGAACTATGCCAACTGGCACGACGGCACTCCTTTGAGTCAAGCATCCCGCACCGCCTTCATGAATTATCTCCAAAACGGCGGTGGTCTGGTTCTGATTCACTTCGCCAATGGGGCCTTTCATTTTTCACTTCCCAAAGCAGGGGAGTCCGACTGGCCCGAATATCGTAAAATTGTGCGCCGCGTCTGGAATCATCACGGAAAAGGAGACGCCAAAAGTGGTCACGATGCTTTTGGAAAGTTCGAAGTCCAGGTCACCGATGACACACATCCACTGACTCATAACCTGAAAACGTTTCCCGTCACCGATGAACTCTACTTCCGACAGGACGGGACAGAGCCCGTGGAACCTTTAATCTCCGCAAACTCGAAAGTCACGAAAAAAAATGAGCCGCTGGCCTGGACCTACCACTATGGAAATGGGCGAATCTTTCAGACGTTACTGGGGCACAGCGAAAAAACCTATGACACGTTTGAAGCCTGTGAAATCTTACGCCGCGCCACCGCCTGGGCAGCGCAGCGCCCGATTCACGAATTCGAACGGCCTGAACCCGCGCCCGGCAGCAAAAAACAAACGGCCATTCTTGTCCCCGGAAAATGGGGCAAGGCACTGAATACGAATACCGGCACCGTCCTGATCGCATCCAAACCGGAATCACAGCCGCTCCCACTGAGTGCTGACTGCTGGGTCAAGCTGAATCAAAAAAACGGCTTTAATGTGTTTCTGGCATCGGAAGAAAAATCGTCACCAGCGCACTGGGAAATGTATTCTTATGCGCGCAGCGGCTACTTCAGCGTTTACCTGCCAGGGCAGGGGGGCGAATATAAAACCAAAATCGATATTTGCGATCAGAAATGGCATTATGTCGGCATGATTCTGGAACCGAATCGCCTGCGTCTGTTCGTCGATGGAAAGCAGGAACTTGATTCCGCACTTCCCACAAGAAAATCAACCGGTGCCCTTTCGGGAAAGATCCGCATTGGTGGCTTAGTCGAAAATCGGATCGGCTCCGACGGACTGATTGACGACGTCCGTCTTTCCAAAGGCCAGCGCGACTTTACCATGCTGCCGACAGCCCCCATGAAAACCGATGGTCAGTCTCTATATCTGTTCCCGTTTAATGAATTGACAAAGACGAACCAGACACCAGAATTAGTTTCCGGCAAACCGGTTCCGATTCTGAGCAAAACGTCTGTCTCTCAGAAGCCTGCCGCCGATACTAAAAAAAAAGATCACTGGGGTAAGGAGTCGGTCGGTTTTTCTCAGCCGGTCAGCGCCACCGATGATAATCGCTGGCAGCAAACCGACATCGGCAAGTGGCTCGCCTGCACCATACCGCTTCCCACCGGGCCAGTAAAAAAAGGGCTTTCAATTCGCGTCGGCGAGCATGAAGAAGGCACAATCTGCTACGACACACAGCACTGCAAAGTACGCGGCCTCTGGACGGACGGCTTTCTGAAACCCTCCCCCGAACGCTTCGGTCTGATCAAAGCGCCTTCCCCCATCGGGAACATGCTTTTTTCAACACAGGAAGGGCCCGGCTGGGATCAAAGACAGCCCTGCCAGTTCCTCGGATCGCACGTGCAGCAAAATCGCGTCACTCTGGAATATCGCATCGGTGAGACGACCGTGTATGAATCTCCCTGGTTCCTCAAATCTAAGGACCATGCTTATTTCACGCGTACATTTGAAATCGGCCCGGGTGACCAGACCTTGAAACTGCATATTGCCGATGCACAACAAGTTCAACCATTGGCGAACCAACCCCAAGTCTTTCAGGCAACCAAGAAAAACAAGTCCTTCTTCATCGGCACCACCGGTTGGGATGCGATTCGCGCCACCATCGACAACAGCAATAAACAAAAGCCAACAGCGGCCTTTGTCATTCCCCCTCGAAACGTCACCCGCGTGTTTACGATTTATTATCAAACCGGTCCTGCAAAAATTGTGAAACCGGTCGCTCCCAATCAGCCTGCCTTTACCAAATCTTTACAACCGCTTCTGATTCCCGGCCCTCCGCATTGGAAAGAAACGCTCACCACAAAAGGGACACTGGGAAAAGAACCGTCGGCGTATGTCGTTGATACCATCACCATTCCCCACCAAAACCCGTTTAAAGCTCTGTTTTTTATCAGTGGGCATGACTTTCTCGAAAACGGAAATCTGGCCGTTTCCACTGTCCACGGCGATGTCTGGCTGGTCTCCGGAGTCGACGATGACCTGCAGCAATTGAAATGGAAACGGTTTGCCACAGGACTGTTTCAACCATTGGGACTCAAAGTAGTTGACAATCAGATCCATGTACTGGGACGTGACCAGATCACAATTCTGCACGATCAAAACCAGGATGGAGAAGCCGATTTTTACGAATGTTTCAATAACATGATTCCGACTTCGGTCGGCGGACATGATTACGTGACGTGCCTCGAAACTGATTCCTTTGGCAATTTCTATCTCATGCACGCCCAAAAAGGGGTCGTGCAAATTACCCGTGATGGCAAAAAACTCAACGTCATCGCCTCCGGTTTCCGCAATCCGAACGGCATGGGCATGGGCCCGGGAAATATCATCACCGCCTCTCCTCAGGAGGGAACCTGGACTCCCGCTTCTAACATTGCGGAAGTCAAACCGGGCGGATATTACGGGTATGGCGGACCAAAAATCACAACAAATCGCCCGCTGGGTTACGATCCCCCGTTATGCTGGATCCCTCGATTGCAGGACAATTCCAGCGGCGGACAGGTCTGGGCGACCAGCGAAAACTGGGGACCGCTCAAAGGGCAGCTCTTACACCTTTCTTACGGCCAGAGCAAAATTCTACTCACACTGCGCGAAGTCATTCACGGCCAATCACAGGGCGGCACACTCACGCTACCTTTGGAATTTGAATCGGGAATCATGCGGGGACGGTTCAGTCCCGCCGATGGTCAACTTTATGTCAGCGGCCTGAAAGGCTGGGTCACCAACGCGGTTCAGGATGGTTGTCTGCAGCGCGTTCGTTATACGGGTAAGCCGATTGACTTTCCCATTGCCGTCAAAACCATGCAGAACGGAATCGCGCTCACATTCACCAACCCACTGGAACGAACTGCGGCTGAAAATCCGGATCACTACGCGATTGAACAATGGAATTATCTCTGGTCGGAAAAATACGGTTCGCCGGAATTTAAAGTTTCGTCTCCCCAGACGGAAGGACGTGACGAAGTAGAAGTTCTCTCCGCCACCCTCCTGCCAGATCAGCGGACTGTCTTCCTGGAACTTGCCAGTGTCAAACCGGTCATGCAGATGGGCATCACGTACCATCTGACTTCCCAGACAGGCGCGGAGGTAAAACAGACCTACTACCACACAATCAACTCGGTCTCATCGCAAAAGATGGACTCGGATATCTTAACCCGTCGTCAGACCAAAGAGTTACTTACAACCGCTCAACAGCAACAGTTGAAGCCGGGTGTCCTCTGGACATTCAGCCAAAAAGCGCCGCCGAATCCTCCCACCACCGACGCCCGAGCCGGCAGAATGATCGCTTTGTCCGTATCGGATTCTGAGGCACCGACCCCGTTTCTAAAGCCGGGCCCATTTTCCGCAAGCGCGGAAAGCTATCTTCGCGTGCCCCTGACGGGACGCTACCAGATCAGCCTGGAAGGATTCGGAACCGCCGGCTTAAAAATCAATCAGCAACCGATTTTGAATATTGAGAGTGATGATTTTTCAAAGCAGGCCCCAGTTGTCGTCACCCTCAACAAGGGCTTCAACCAGATCCAATTAACCTACCAGAGCAAAGCAGACGGAAATGCGAAACTTCGTTTGCTGTGGAGCGGTGATCACTTTGCCGCCGAACCCGTTCTTCCCAGTGTCTTAAGTCATATGAGCAATCATCGGCAACTCGTCAAGATGCAGCAATTGCGTCAGGGACGAGAATTAATCGCGCACTATAAATGTCTTGCCTGCCACTCACTACCAAATGAAATTGACCGATTCGTCATTTCTGACGCTCAGGGAACAATGCAACGCTTCCCGACAACTGCGATGCCGGATTTGAATCAATCGGCCCCAGACCTCGTGAATATTGGCAACCGGGTCAGCAAACGCTGGCTGTTTCACTGGCTCTTGAATCCACACAGTCTGCGCGAACACTCAAACATGCCGGCTCTGCTCGGCGACCCCAATTCCAAATTAGCAAAACAACAGGCGGCCGATCTGACCGCCTGGTTTGTTTCGCAAGCACGAAAACCAGCGTTCTCAGATTCAGCCAATCCTGAGAGTTCGCTTTCATCAGACATCGATTCCCTGATTGAATCCGGGGCACAAAATTATGAACTGCTGGGATGTATTAACTGTCATCATCAGTTTGTCTCTCCCGAAGAGGACGAATACCAGCGGCACTCATTAGCACGCATCAAGAGAAAGTTCAGCCCTTCGCAATTAACCCGGTTTCTGCGGACACCACACCAGCACAATCAGTGGAGTCGGATGCCCGACTTCAAATTAACGCAGCAGGAAGCGCTCGCGCTGTCGCTTTATCTCATTGACAGTTCAAAGGGAAAGATCCCAAACGCCATGCTGCTGCCAGACGGTTCTGCCAAACGGGGGCACAAGCTCTATTACGAGACCCTGGGTTGTGTCAACTGTCATGGAACGCTGTCGGGCACATCACAAGCCGTCGTGTCTCCCAGGCGTATTCCTTTCGTCGTTCAATCGCTTTCCAATGGCTGCCTGTCAGAGCTGCGCGAACAGAACTCGCAAGTCCCTCAATTTGAACTTTCGCAGCAACAACAAGCGGCAATCAAGGCAACTTTGAAGACACAAACCGATTCCCTGGCGCGTCTCAGTCCTCCGGAAGTTTCTGAACGTTGGATGCGTCAATTAAATTGTGCCGCCTGTCACAGTCGAGATACCGCACAAAGCCCGCGCGGGATGATCATGGTCGAAGAAGGGGATTCCGGATTGCTCCCCGAAGCGCTTCCCAGTTTGACCTGGGCGGGCGAAAAATTGAAATCGAACTGGTCAAAATCATTTATCGCAGGAGAGGTCTCCTGGCGACCGCGTCCCTGGCTCAAATCGAGAATGCCGCACTTTCCGGCTCATGCCGTTTACCTGGCATCAGGGATGGCAGCCGAACATGGAATCGTCGCAACTCGCGTTCGAAAATCCTCTCAAGCAAAAAGTGCTGACTCACCACAGATGGTGACGCTGGGAAATCAACTCACCAGGAAAAATGCACTCGATTGTCGCCAATGTCACGGCGTCGGCGACGAACTTCCCTTAGGCGATGATAAAACCAAAATTGCACTGGGGATCAATTTCGTGCATATCAAAGAACGACTGCACGACGATTACTATCACCGCTTCGTGCTGGATCCGCCACGATTTGATATCGCAACCAAAATGCCCAAGCTGTCTGCCGATGGGAAAACCACAAAAATCTCTGCCATTCTGGAAGGCGATGCCCATCAGCAGTTCCATGCGATCTGGAAATTTATTCAAAGCCTGAATGAACAGCCGCGTACCTTCAGTCGAAAGTGA